The proteins below are encoded in one region of Alistipes indistinctus YIT 12060:
- a CDS encoding phage tail protein translates to MPTPVITSENKILGNNFRLYLIEESTNTPIPTENNVSLSISNESIDSTDKRVNWAQFIDGVKGWTASEEFHYTQVKEDPGFKLVQKLISGDTRTQVIIGKISEEGDIAFKGYVRISGIDISAASNELMTCSMSLTGDGELEIVEKTAAA, encoded by the coding sequence ATGCCAACACCTGTTATTACCTCAGAGAACAAAATACTCGGCAACAATTTTCGGCTCTACCTCATTGAAGAGAGCACCAACACGCCGATCCCGACCGAAAACAACGTCAGCCTGTCGATCAGCAACGAGAGCATCGATTCTACAGACAAACGTGTGAATTGGGCCCAATTCATCGATGGCGTTAAAGGGTGGACGGCATCCGAGGAATTCCATTACACCCAGGTCAAAGAAGACCCCGGATTTAAGCTCGTTCAAAAACTTATTTCGGGGGATACTCGAACCCAGGTGATCATCGGCAAGATCAGTGAAGAGGGCGACATTGCCTTTAAAGGGTATGTCCGGATTTCTGGAATTGACATTTCAGCAGCCTCTAATGAGCTGATGACTTGCTCCATGTCTCTGACCGGAGACGGAGAACTGGAGATTGTCGAGAAAACAGCCGCAGCGTAA
- a CDS encoding head-tail connector protein yields MVTVARIETGDSKITIDEVKSYIHLIGNERDDELQVMLDAAIAAVEDYCNISLRPTTWKLSQDLATDNQKLFYPPVIEVVSINDYDGLQLQYKVLQDIVYIDTASSFICTYKTGEAEDANRYKAAVLAYTGLLFDGNDDNNSFNIVMSRYLPYRML; encoded by the coding sequence ATGGTTACAGTGGCAAGGATTGAGACGGGAGATTCTAAAATTACCATCGATGAGGTAAAGAGCTACATTCACCTAATCGGTAATGAACGCGACGACGAGCTGCAAGTCATGCTTGATGCCGCTATTGCCGCCGTAGAGGACTATTGCAACATTTCTCTGCGTCCAACCACGTGGAAACTGTCTCAGGACCTTGCTACTGACAACCAAAAGCTTTTTTACCCTCCTGTAATTGAAGTTGTTTCCATCAATGATTATGATGGATTGCAGCTTCAGTATAAAGTGCTTCAGGATATCGTCTATATAGATACTGCTTCCTCTTTTATATGTACTTACAAAACAGGAGAAGCGGAAGACGCAAACAGGTATAAGGCTGCTGTTTTAGCCTATACGGGACTTTTGTTTGACGGAAACGACGATAACAACTCTTTCAATATCGTAATGTCCAGATATCTTCCTTATAGAATGTTATGA
- a CDS encoding HK97 family phage prohead protease, translated as MGNIEYKSLEFKAEDIRREGEHLYVKAYASTFGHEDSYNDIVVKGAFINSISGDNGRRVKLCYQHDIKDVRGKIIDIAEDDKGLFVEFRTSRTTKGKDLAIQIEDGELFELSIGYITLESDEINGIRYLKEVDLIEISIVSRAANSQASVISSERKSEFTAHNIKAMPDKDLSELYAITKEEYYTRIIKHL; from the coding sequence ATGGGCAATATTGAATATAAAAGCTTAGAATTTAAAGCCGAGGACATACGACGAGAGGGTGAGCATTTGTACGTAAAAGCCTATGCTTCCACTTTCGGACATGAAGACAGCTACAACGATATAGTTGTTAAAGGAGCTTTCATTAATTCTATATCGGGAGATAACGGTCGCAGGGTGAAGTTGTGCTACCAGCACGATATAAAAGATGTTCGCGGTAAAATTATAGACATCGCCGAGGACGACAAGGGGTTGTTTGTCGAATTTCGCACATCGCGCACAACCAAGGGGAAAGACCTTGCTATTCAAATTGAAGATGGCGAGTTGTTCGAATTGTCTATAGGGTATATCACCCTTGAAAGCGACGAAATAAACGGCATACGCTACCTGAAAGAGGTGGACCTAATAGAGATTTCTATTGTTAGTCGGGCTGCAAACTCACAAGCTTCAGTAATATCGTCTGAGCGGAAATCCGAATTTACAGCACACAACATCAAGGCGATGCCGGATAAAGACTTGTCCGAATTGTACGCTATAACCAAAGAAGAATATTACACACGAATTATCAAACACTTATAA
- a CDS encoding phage major capsid protein: METPEEKVTRIEAEIKAAQEAAKNSETKLAELIKSTEAKEAEIKAAKEAVEQANANIQKLQSGLNVLTKKIDGIKTETKEQTIVQAVANLIASEEFKADLKNKAFESKGGKSYEIKASTSDLTVDVTRTMMLPGVSFPRDRNLAFLPNLMQGSVGQDKNRIGYIEGSYTSKVGYVGEGQKNANLDEVSAVERYREMAKASARIKVTEEMFEDASYIASRISNQMMTKGMLFLDREIFSGNGDDSSNPNHIYGLKGAATAFDATKAGLKNAVDSANIGDLADAMRVQGSIVDASKANSDQGSYDLNVIYMNPVTAYKYAHTKSPDGNYIINTLTDGTKLMAGMRVIETPAIGTSELFAMESGLAEVYFKRNPIIKIGQEDDDLSKDQYTMVMFLRAQVLVETENKKGLIYVADIDAALASITKTASEAA, from the coding sequence ATGGAGACACCGGAAGAAAAAGTTACGCGAATCGAAGCGGAAATCAAAGCGGCGCAGGAAGCCGCAAAAAATTCAGAAACCAAACTCGCTGAGCTGATCAAATCAACAGAGGCAAAAGAGGCGGAAATCAAAGCAGCCAAAGAAGCGGTCGAGCAGGCCAATGCGAACATTCAAAAGTTGCAGTCTGGGCTCAATGTTCTGACAAAGAAAATCGACGGCATCAAAACTGAAACAAAAGAGCAGACCATCGTGCAGGCAGTGGCGAATCTGATCGCCTCGGAAGAGTTCAAAGCCGACCTCAAGAACAAGGCTTTCGAATCCAAGGGCGGCAAGAGTTACGAAATCAAAGCCTCTACGTCCGATCTCACCGTGGATGTGACGAGAACTATGATGTTGCCGGGTGTAAGCTTCCCGCGCGACCGCAATCTTGCATTTCTTCCTAATCTCATGCAGGGGAGCGTCGGGCAGGACAAAAACCGAATCGGCTACATCGAAGGGTCGTACACATCGAAAGTGGGCTACGTCGGAGAGGGTCAAAAAAACGCCAATCTGGACGAGGTAAGTGCCGTGGAACGCTACCGCGAGATGGCTAAAGCGAGCGCCCGCATCAAAGTGACGGAGGAAATGTTTGAAGATGCTTCATACATCGCCTCCCGCATCAGCAACCAGATGATGACCAAAGGCATGCTGTTCCTGGACCGGGAGATTTTTTCCGGCAATGGAGACGATTCATCAAACCCGAATCACATTTACGGCCTCAAAGGCGCTGCAACGGCATTCGATGCCACTAAGGCAGGCCTGAAAAACGCTGTAGATAGTGCGAATATCGGAGATTTGGCCGATGCTATGCGCGTACAGGGTAGTATTGTGGACGCATCGAAAGCGAATAGCGATCAGGGCAGCTATGACCTCAATGTAATCTACATGAATCCTGTGACGGCATACAAATACGCCCACACGAAAAGTCCGGATGGAAATTACATCATCAACACCCTGACCGATGGGACGAAGCTGATGGCCGGAATGCGTGTGATCGAAACCCCTGCTATCGGAACATCTGAATTGTTCGCAATGGAATCCGGTCTGGCGGAGGTCTATTTCAAACGTAACCCTATCATCAAAATCGGACAGGAGGATGACGACCTCTCGAAGGATCAATACACGATGGTGATGTTCCTTCGTGCGCAGGTTCTCGTCGAGACCGAAAACAAGAAAGGTCTTATCTATGTCGCCGACATCGACGCTGCCCTGGCTTCGATCACAAAAACAGCTTCAGAAGCAGCGTAG